The stretch of DNA TTCTACTGCCTCTCCATGTTTCCTTACCCCAGCGGGCGGCTGCACATGGGGCATGTGCGCAATTACACCATCGGCGACGTGATCGCCCGCTACCAGCGCATGCGCGGTAGGAATGTGCTGCAACCCATGGGCTGGGACGCCTTCGGCCTGCCGGCGGAAAATGCGGCGATGCAGAACAAGGTCGCGCCGGCGGCCTGGACCTATGCCAACGCCGATTACATGAGGAAGCAGCTCAAATCCTTAGGGCTGGCGATCGACTGGGACCGGGAGCTGGCGACCTGCAAGCCGGAATATTACCGCTGGGAGCAGTGGCTGTTCACCCGCCTGTTCGAGAAGGGCCTGATCTACAAGAAGACCGCGCCAGTCAACTGGGATCCGGTGGACCAAACCGTGTTGGCCAACGAACAGGTGATCGACGGCCGCGGCTGGCGGTCCGGCGCTGTGGTGGAAAAGCGCGACATCCCCATGTATTTCATGCGGATCACCGCCTACGCCGACGAGCTGCTGGCCGAGCTGGACAATCTCCCCGGCTGGCCCGAACAGGTCAAGACCATGCAGCGCAACTGGATCGGCAAGAGCCACGGCTGCGAGGTGCATTTCCCGATCGTTCCCTCTCTCCCTTTGGGAGAGGGTCGGGGTGAGGACTCGGTGCTGAAGGTCTATACCACCCGTCCCGACACCTTGATGGGCGCGACCTATGTCGCCGTGGCGGCGGAGCACCCCTTGGCGCTGGCTGCGGCCGAAGGCCATCCCGAGCTGGCCGCGTTCATCGAAGAATGCCGGCATGGCGGCACGGCCGAGGCCGATCTCGCCACCATGGAAAAGAAGGGCATGGCGACGGGACGTTTCGTGATCCATCCGCTGAACGGCGAAAAACTGCCGGTGTGGGTCGCCAACTATGTGTTGTGGGGCTACGGCGAAGGCGCGGTGATGGCGGTGCCGGCGCACGACCAGCGCGACTTCGAGTTCGCCAGCAAATACGGCTTACCGCTCAGAACGGTCATCGCCTCGGTATCAGGCGTCTATGAAACCGTGGATGCCGAAGGCCCCTGGCTGGATGCCTACGCCGAGCACGGCCTCTGCATAAATTCCGGCAAATACGACGGCCTAGCTTTTAGCCAAGCCTTCGACGCCATCGCCGCCGATTTGGAGGCCAAGGGCCTGGGCCAGAAGCGCACCCAGTTCCGCCTGCGCGACTGGGGCATTTCGCGCCAGCGCTACTGGGGCTGCCCGATCCCCATCATCCATTGCCCGAGTTGCGGTGATGTGCCGGTGCCGGCGGACCAGCTGCCGGTGGTGCTGCCGGAAGACGTCACCCTCGACGTCGGCTCGCCGCTCAAGAAGATGCCGGAGTGGTATACGACCGCCTGTCCGAACTGCGGCGGCGCGGCGGAGCGGGAGACCGACACCATGGACACTTTCGTCGAGTCGTCCTGGTATTACGCCCGCTATGCCTGCCCGGACAACAACGATGCCATGCTGGACCAGCGCGCGGACTATTGGCTGCCGGTCGACCAATACATCGGCGGCATTGAGCACGCCATCCTGCACCTGCTCTATGCCCGCTTCTTCCACAAGCTGATGCGCGATACCGGACTGGTCCATTGTGACGAGCCGTTCACCAATCTGCTGACCCAAGGCATGGTGGTCGCTCCCACCTTCTACCGGGAGGAAAGCGGCAAGAAACATTATTTCAGCCCGGCCGAGGTGAACCTGAGCACTGACGAAAAAGGCCGCTTGCTGGGCGCGACCCTGAAGTCCGACGGCGCGCCGGTCATCGTGGGCCACATCGAGAAGATGTCCAAGTCGAAGAACAACGGCGTGGACCCGGAAGCTCTGGTAGACCAGTACGGCGCGGACACCGTGCGGCTGTTCACCCTGTTCGCGGCACCCCCGGATCAGTCGCTGGAATGGTCGGACAGCGGGGTGGAGGGGGCGTTCAGGTTCCTCAAGCGGTTGTGGACGCGGGCCGCGTTCAACGTCAACACGGCGTTTTCGCGTTATGGACGGGACGAATTGCGGGTCGCCGATTGGAGCGTTTTTCCGCTGGAGCCGAACCACAAGGAAGCCCGCCGCCTGATCCACGCGACTCTGAAGCAGGCCAATTTCGATTTCGCCCGCCACCAGTTCAATACCGTGGTCTCGGCGGCGATGAAGATCCTCAACATCCTGGCGGACGACAAGGGATTCTGGAATTGCGACCACCTCCAGGACGAATCGGCCAAGGCCGATTTCCGCCGCAGCGCCGCCGTGGTCGCCTTCGAGGGCTATTCGCTGCTGGCCCGGCTGCTGTACCCGATCACGCCCCATATCTGTGATGCACTCTGGCGGCAACTGGCTCCAGGTACGGATATTCTCGAGGCCGGCTGGCCGGAGGTTGATGAATCCGCCCTGGTGCGAGACGAAATCGAGCTGGTAGTTCAGGTCAACGGCAAGCTGCGCGGAAAGATCGCCGTGGCGGCGGATGCTTCCCGCGAAGCCGTGGAACAGACGGCCTTGGCCGACGCCCAGGTGCAGCGCTTCGTCGAAGGCAAGCCGCCGAAGAAAATCGTCGTCGTGCCGGGCAAGCTGGTCAACATCGTGGTGTGAGTGTGGGCAAGGCTTTCCGGCATCTTTCCCTGATTCTCTTGGCTTCGTTGGCCAGTTGCGGCTTCCATCTACGTGGAGGCGAGACCTCGGACGGTGCCGGTCAAGTCCTCTACCTGGAAAAAGCCGGCGCCAGCCGCGTGGCTTCGAGACTTCCCGAAGCGATCCGCCTGACGGGCGCTCAGCTCTCGCGCAATATGGTCGACGCCAAAGGCGTCATCCGTATCCTCAAGGAAACCGACGAACGCCGCACGATGTCCTTGAACCTGGGCGGGCGCGGCAACCTGTTCGACCTCTATACACGGGTGAGATACGAAGTCACGACGCCACAAGGCGAGATCATCATTCCGCCCCAGGAGGTCGAGGTGAAGCGCGAATATTTCAACAATCAGCTCTCGCCGATCGGCCAGGGGGAGGAGGAATCGCTGCTGCGCTACGAAATGGAGCGGGAAGTCGCGGAAACCCTCGTCCGTCGCGTACTCATCGAGATGAGCCGGAATTCCGGCGGTAAGTCTTGAAGCTGAGGCCGGATCAACTGGCCGGTGCGTTGGAGCGTGGCCTCGCCCCGGTCTATGTTTTCTCCGGAGACGAACCCCTGCAACTGGGTGAAGCTGCGGATGCCGTCCGTGCAGCGGCCCGCGAACGGGGCTATGTCCTGCGGGAACTGTTTCATGTCGAGCCAGGTTTCAGCTGGGGAGCTTTTCTGGAGGCCGGCGATTCCGTACCCCTATTCGGCGACCTGCGCATCCTGGACCTGCGCCTCAATGCCAAGCCGGACAAGGAAGGCGCCGCTGCACTGCTGCGCTATCTCGAAAATCCGCCGTCGGATGCGATCCTCATCCTCACCTTGCCGCGCTTGACCAAGGATGAGTTGAATGCCGCCTGGGCGCGCGCCGCTGACTCGGCGGGCGTGCTGGTACAGGTCTGGCCGCTGGAAGGGCGGGAGCTGATCGGCTGGCTGGACCGGCGCCTGAATCGCTTCGGCATGCTGGCGGACCAGTCCGGCCTCCGGTTCCTGGCTGCTCGGGTGGAGGGCAATCTGCTGGCGGCCGCGCAGGAGATCGAAAAGCTCCGTATTCTGTACGGCGCCGGGCGGATCGAAGACGACCAGATCCTGTCCGCCGTTTCCGATTGCGCCCGTTACGACGTCTTCGATGTCGCCGCCGCCATGCTTGAAGGGCGACTTGTCCGAACCTTGAGAATCCTGCGGGGACTCGAAGGGGAAGGGGTGGCGCCGCTGGTGGTGCTTTGGGCGGTAGCCCGCGAATTGCGTTCGCTTGCGGCCGTGCAGCGGGAGATGGCACGAGGTCAATCGGTGGATGCCGTTCTGTCCAGGCAGCGGCTAGTCGACAAGCGCAAGGACGCGTTCGCCAAGGCGGCCCGACGTCTGAGCCGGGAGCGCGTGCTCGACGCGATCCGGCTATGCACGCGGGTCGACAGGATGGTCAAAGGGCTGGAGCCCGGCGATCCCTGGGTCGCTCTGGCCGATGTCTGCCTGTGTGTCACCGCTCCCCCCTGATTTAGCGAAGTGAAGGTAAACCGATCATGAGAATCGACAAGCACGGCAACATGGAACTGACCGAAGAGGAAGACGCGGACCTGCTCGAGCAGCTCGAAATCCCGCCCAGCGAGCATGATGATCCGCCGGTGGAAATCGAGTGCGTGAGCACGGAGAACGATGTCGCAACCTTCAAGGCCACCAATACCAAGACCGGCAAGCATGTCTTGATGGTGTTCGATTTGATGAATCCGGATTGAACAAACCGTCGAGTCTCTCGCCGACCGAGTGCCTGCGGGATGTTCCGGGCGCCGAAGGCTATCGGCTGGGGGAGGTCCCCCAGCGCGTCACCGAGCGCTCAGCACCGCCCGGCACGCGCGGGGGAGGGCAGGCGAGGGGGCGGGGCCGTGGTGGTTTTCGGGCAAAGGGCGTAGCGGTGGGAGGGACAGCCACCAGTCCAGCGAGGCGTCGCAGCCGTCGCCGGGTTCCAACGGCTTCTGCGGGATGCAGTCGGGACTGTCCGCGGGGCAGGCCAGGCGCATGTGGAAATGGTCGTCGTGCCGGTGCCAAGGCCGGATTTTCCGCAGCCAGGAGCGGTCGCCGCGCACCGAGCGACAGAGTTCCTGCTTGATGTGGGCGTTGACGAAAATCCGGTCGACGCGGTGGTCGCGGGCGGCGGCTTCGAGGACGCGGGCGTGGTTGGCGTCCCACAGCATGTGGTTGAGCCGGCTCTGGTCGTGGGTCAGCAGGGAGGGGGCGGGAATGTTGCTGCGCAACCCATCGGCGTTGCGGATCAGGTTCGGGTCGAGGGCGAACCAGACGTCGACGTCGATGCCGCTCTGATGGCTGCGGTGGCCGAACCGCATGGGCCCCCCGCGCGGCTGGGACAGGTCGCCGACATGGAGTTCGCCCCAGCGGTTCTGAGCCGTTGCGCGCCCCAGTTCGGTGATGCTGCGGATCAGGTCGGGGTGGCCGTAGTTGCGGTTGCGTTCGAGGTGCATGACCTTGTACCCGTCGCCCTCGGTCGGCAGGCGCACGCCGCCGGCAAGGCATCCTGCCCCGGTTTCGCCGATGGCTTCGGGCGTTCCGGAGGTCGGCGAGACGACGTCGCCCCAGTCGCGGCTTTCCGCCGGCAGGGCGAACACGGACAGCAGCGCGAGGAGTAGGGGCAGACGGCTAGGCTTCATCGGCAACGGCGAACGATCATTTTTCCGGCAATTCCGGGGGCAGGCCGGGCGCTTCCGGCTCGTCGAATTCGGCGTCCTGGCCAAGCTGGAATCGGCGCGAGGCATTGATGATCCAGCCTTTGGCCTTGGCGAGCTTGATGTCCTTGACTTCTTCCTCCAGCAGCAGGCGCTGGCGCTCCAGCGCGAGCAGCTCGATTTCCCTGCGCAGGCGGGCGTCGGCATCGTCCATGGCTTCGGCGCGCCGGGCTTTCGATTGCAGCTCGGCCTCGATTTCCATTTCCCGCAGTTTCTGCTCGTGGCGTACCTGCTCTTCCTTCTGGCGGGCTTCCGCGGCCCGGCGTTCGGCCTGCAGCGCTTCTTCCGCGGCGAGTTCGGCCTTCAGGCGCTCGGTTTCGTGTTCGTGCCTCGCCTGCCTCAATTCAGTCTCATGCCGTTCCAGCGCCAGTCGCGCGTGCTCCCGTTTCAGCCGGGCCACTTCGTCCTGGACCTCCTGTTCGAGGCGTCGCCGTTCGGCTTCGGCAGCGAGGTCGCGCTGACGCTGTAGCAAGGCTCGATACAGCGGCCGGTAAGGCGACCATGGCGGCAAGGCTTCCACTTCCGATTCGTCCAGCGCTTCGAATGCCGGGGTGAGCACGCAGCGCGTGCGGCAGCGGATGGCCTGCGCGGCCAGAGTCTCGTTGGTTCGGGTTTCGATGCGCCGCTCCACCGCTGTGCAGCCCGCGGCCAGCCAGAACGGGTCCTCCAGCACCCGTAATTCTTCCAGCGCCATGTCGAGCAGGACGCGCTGGTAGCGGAGCTTGATGGCATGGGCGAGCTGGTCGAGGCTGTCCGGGTTGCGGCGGGCATAGTCCAGTGTCGGTTGGAACCGTACCGACAGTTCGACGCCGATGCGCAGCGCATCGCCCAGTGTCTGCTCCGGCACCGGCAGAATCCAGTCCTCGATGCTCAGTTCGGTGAGCCGGTGGTAGATGCGCGGCGTGAAATCGCGCGGTTTGAGGAACAGCTTGCGGAACGGCCCGAGCCGCGTGGTGACGACGTAATGGTCGCCGACGAAGCCGGGGTCCCAGCGTTCGGTGTCAAGCTCGCCGTTCATGGGCCTTGCTCTCGATGAACCGTCGTATGTTGCCTTCGCTGATACCCTCGTCCGGGCCGGCCTGCGCGGGTTCCTTCCTCATACATTCGGCCATGATGGGGTAGAGATTGGGCGCGAATTCCACGCTGCGTTCGCTGACCTTCCTGAGGAACCCGCGGTTGAGCAGGAAGGCGACGGTGAACATGCGGTTCCAGTCGGGATAGCGTTTCGCCCGCTCGAGTTCGGTCTTCTCGAACACGAACTCCAGCTCGTCGTTGTCGTTGATGGCGAATTCCGAGAACTGCCGCAGCCCCTGGAAGGCCAGTACCTTCTCCTCCTCGGTCAAGGGCCCCGGCGCGCTGAACTCCAGCCGGTAGGACAGGACGAGGGTGAAGAAATCCACCATGGCGGCGCAGGCGAGCGCGAACAGGGACAGGTCTTCCCACATCGCGAACGAGGGGGTGATGCCGCGGACGAATTCGACGTGGCTGCCCCAGACCGGGGCGGGCACCGGCTTGACACCGTGGACAGACGCCAGATTGTCGGCCTTGGCCTGGACTTGCCGCACCTGTTCCATGAGTTCGGCGTAGACGGCCGGATTCTTGAGATCGGAGGAAAATTTCTGCACCGCGCCGCGCGCGGCCGCGATACGCTGGTCGAGGTCGCCGAAGTTCGACGCCATCTGGCGCAGCCGGTTTTCCTCGGTGAGCTGGAGTTCGTTGTAGTGGTTCCACATCGGTCCCTTGCCCACCCGTTTCCTGCTTTCCTCGCGTATGCCCTGCAGGGTGCCGAGATAGGCCTGGGTGGCCTCCTTCGCCGCCGCTTCGGTCCGCTTCTGCTGGCGCGCCATCAGCGTGCTCTTCAACTGGTTGACCTGGTCGAGATAGTCGTTCAGGTTCTGGTCCAGGGTGCGGTAGCGGGTCAGCAAGGTGTTGTCCTGCTGCGAAAGCTCGTAGAACTTGAAATAGGAGAACGACACCGAGACCAGCAGGGCGACGGCCAGCGTCACGCCGACGGTGAGGAAGCGCGCCAGGTTGGCGCGCCAGTGACAGCTCGCCAGTTCCAGGGAGCAGATCACGATGACCGACTGCACGGCGACGGTGATGATCAGCGCGATCCAGTCCGTAATGAAGTAGGACAGGCCATAATAGGTGGTGTAGCCGGAGGCGAGGCTGAGCAGCAGCACCAGCGGAATGGACCAGATGCGCAGGAGGCCCACGAAGGTGCTCTGCACCGAGTTCAATATCTGTCCGATGCGCCAGACCGATGTGTTCATGTCGTCCTCGTCCGGGCAGAATGGAAACCTTGGCCGCAGGTCATCGATCGAGTCTATGGGCGAATGTGAAGAGGGATGTCATGGAGCCGTTCCTGATTTTCTCCATTATTGCTTTCCTGGTCATCGTCGGCAACGCATTGCTCTTGTTGCGCACGGCGCGAACGCCGAAGCTGCCCGAGACGGTGCGTCCCCAGCCTTGCTGGGACGATGAGGACTGAAGGTTTGTTGCGCCGGGGAGCCAGGTCGTCATGGAAGCCTCCGAAAATTCGCTGATCGGTCGTATCACCGAGGTGCGGGTCGGGCGGTTCGCCGCCCGTCTGCTGTCGGAGGCGGAAGGTTTCCGTAGCGAAATATCGGTGGGGGAAGAAACACAACGGCCCGGCCAGATCGGCGCGTACGTATCGGTCCGGCATGGCGCTTTCCGTATTCTCGCCCTGGTTCGAGAGGTCTCCGGCGGGGCTGCCGGATCGGCCGCCGGCAGCTCGATGCAGTTGGTACCGTTGGGCGAATTCAACGACAAGGGCGCGTTCAGCCGCGGGGTGCGGCGTTATCCGGTGCCGGGGGCCGAGGTCCACGCCGCCTCTCCTCAAGAGATCAACGCCGTGTTCGCCCGCACCCGCAATCTGCGGTTCAACCCGGGCTATCTGCCGAATCATCCCGCGACCGGCGTCTATCTCGACCCCTCCGCCCTGTGCGCCCGGCATTTCGCCATCCTCGGCCAGTCCGGCGCGGGCAAGTCCTGGACCGTGGCCAGCCTGATCCAGCGCCTGCTCGTCTCCAGCCCCAAGGCGCACATCATCGTGCTGGACCTGCACGGCGAATACTGCTGGCGCGGCGCCGAAGGCGCGCTCCATAGCGCATTTCCGCCCGAGGCCACCCGGGCGATGGATGCCCGCGAGCTGGAAATTCCCTACTGGCTGATGAGTTTCGCCGAGCTGGTGGATCTCCTGATCGAGCGCGACGATCCGGCGGCCTCGATCCAGACGGCCTTCCTGCGCGAAGCCGTGTTCGAGCTCAAGCGGCGCAGCGCCCGCGAGCTGGGTCTGGCGGGGGTGTCGATCGATGCGCCGGTGTATTTCTCCCTGCAGGAGGTGTACGAGCGTTTCAAGGAGGCCAACGAACACCGGACCGATTTCGGCAAGACCAAGGGCCCGCTGTTCGGGCAATTCGACGAATTCCTGCTCAAGCTCGGCAGCCGGCTGCATGACGTGCGCTACGATTTTCTGCTCAAGCCGAGCCGCCGCAACCGTTCGGAAACCTTGCCCGGTTTGCTGCGGGATTTCGTCGGCTTGGGCGAGCCGCATTGCCAGGTCAGCGTGATCGACCTGAGTCCCGTGCCATTCGACGTGCGCCCCACCGTCTCCGCCCAGATCGGCCGGCTGGCTTTCGAGTTCAACTACTGGAACCCCGACCGGCGAGAGTTTCCCATCCTCCTGGTCTGCGAAGAGGCGCACGCCTACATCCCCCGCGAGCGCGCCACCCCGTATGAAGGCACGCGGAAGTCGATGGAGCGCATCGCCAGGGAGGGACGCAAGTACGGCGTCGGCCTCGCCGTGGTCAGCCAGCGCCCGCACGAACTTTCCGAGACGGTGCTCTCGCAGTGCGGGTCCTACCTCTGCCTGAGGATCAGCAACCCGGACGACCAAGCCTATGTCCGCAAACTGGTGCCCGAAGGCGAGGCCGATCTGGTGGATGTCCTCACCGTGCTGGGCCGGGGCGAAGCCCTGATCCTGGGCGAGGCGACCCCGTTGCCGGTGCGCTGCCAGATCTTCAGGCCCGACCCGCCACCCAACAGCAATGACGTGGACTTCCATAAAGCCTGGACCACCGATGCCGACGACCTCGACATCGAGGCGATCGTCAGATGCTGGTGGAGCCAGGGGCGGTAAGTCATATGTCGGCCGTTCCTAGGCTTGTATGTGTCTTGCCGCGGGTGTATGAGTACGGCTGAGCAAGCCGGGACGATGTGTCCGAAGTCCAAGGAATTCGACCTATGAATCTTTCCACCGAAATCAGCGACGGCAAGACTGTTCTGACCCTCGCGGAGCAGCGCCTGGATGCCCACAACTCCGGCGAGCTGAAGGATTTCATGCTCAAGCTGCTGGAGGGCGGCAGCCGCCATCTGGTCGTGGACCTGAGCCAAGTGAGCTTCATCGACAGTTCGGGGCTGGGCGCCCTGCTGTCGGGGCAGAAGAATGCCACGCTGCGTTCGAGCGTCTTTCTGCTGGTCGGGCTCCAGCCTAGGGTACGCTCGATGTTCGAGCTGACCCGTCTGCACCGGGTGTTCGAGATCTATTCCACGCTCGAGGAAGCATTGCGCGGCGAGTAGCCGGGAGGGTGCCATGCATGGCGAAACCGACGTCAATGTCGACATCGTCGTTCCCAACCAGACCCGTTACCTGGGGCTGATCGGGAACATTGCGGAGCAGATCGCCAGGGAATTGGTCGACTATCGCGGCGATCGCGATGCGCTGGGTTACAACATGAACCTGGTGCTGACCGAGGCCATGGTCAATGCCATCGAACACGCCACACCGGGAGAGACGGACAAGACGGTCAGGGTTTGGATCCATATCGAAGACGAAGACCTGTGCATCCGGGTCTACGACCACGGCCAAGGCTTCGATCTGGAGTCCGTTCCGATGCCCGACTTCGACGATCCCGGCGAACACGGCCGCGGCATCTTTTTCATCCGCAAGTTGATGGATTCGGTGACCTATCGCCGGACCGAGAGCGGCAATGTCCTGGAAATGCGCAAGAAGCTGGCCTAGCCGGCCGAATCGCCCGGGAGGGCGCGGTTATGAACGATAGCCGCCGTGCCTGGCCGGAAGCCGGCCCGTCTTGGGAAAGCGCCTACCGCCGCCGGCTCGAACGATTCCGCCGTAGCCGCGGGATCGCGGCGGATTCTCTGCCCGGCGCTTGGGTTTTCCCTCCTGAATACCGCTCGCGGATTCCGCCGGCGGCGGCGTTGAGGGACGCGATCCGGCTGGAAACGGTGGTGCGGACGGGCGCCGATACCGCCGATCTCTGGCGGCCTTCACCGTGCTTCGGCGACCCTCACCACCGGCTGCGAATCTACAGCCCGGTCGAGCAGGATCTCGACCGGGTCATGCCGTTTCTGCAGAACCTCCATCTCCGCATCATCGACCAGATCCAGTTCAGGCTGGTATTTCGAGGGCGATGCTGTTTTATCCGAAGCTTCGCTGTAGCCTCGGATGCCGCTCCGGGCGGCGACCTGATGTCCGCGCGCGGACCTCTGCTGGAAGCGCTGGCTGCCTTGATGGCCGGGCGCGTGGAGAATGATGCCCTGAATGCGTTGATCCTCGCCACCGGCCTGTCGTGGAAGGAAATCGACCTGTTTCGGGCTTATCACAATTACCGTCTGCAACTCGGCAGCCGGTTCGGGCGTTCCCGTTTCCTCCGGGCGTTGTTCAACAACCCCGAAGCCACCCGCCTTCTCTACCGGTATTTCGAGAGTCGGTTTCAGCCTCGTGGACAGGGTGACGAAGAAGTGCTGTCGGCGCTCCGGCAGGACTTCATCGTGGCTCTGAACGAGGTGACGGACAGCGGCGAAGATCACATACTGCGGTCGCTTTTCAACCTGATCGACGCTACGCTGCGCACGAATTTCTACCGGCGCCGGGACGATCCGGATTATTTCATCGCCCTGAAGATCAGCGGCCTGGGCGTCATCGACATGCCCGCGCCGAAACCGCTGTTCGAAATCTATGTGCATTCGGCCGCCATGGAGGGCATCCATCTGCGGGGGGCGCCAGTGGCCCGTGGCGGCATTCGGTGGTCGGACCGGCCGGACGATTTCCGGGTCGAGATTCTGGACCTGATGCAAACCCAGATGATCAAGAATGCCCTGATCGTGCCGCAAGGCGCCAAGGGTGGTTTCATCCTGAAGTCTCCGTGCCGCGATCCCGACGAGTGCCGGCGTCTGGCGGGGGAAGCCTATGCCACGCTGATCCGGGGCATGTTGGATTTGACCGACAATGTCACGGCGCAAGGCGTCATGCATCCCCTGTCCGTCGTCGCCTACGACGATCCCGACCCGTATCTGGTCGTCGCCGCCGATAAAGGCACGGCGCGGCTGTCCGACACCGCCAACACCATCGCGCAGCAATACGGCTTCTGGTTGGGGGATGCCTTTGCCGCAGGCGGTTCGCAGGGTTACGACCACAAGCGGCTCGGCATCACCGCCCGCGGCGTGTGGGAATGCGTGAAGCGCCACTTTGCCGAGCTGAACCGGGATATCGAACTGGCGCCGTTCACGGTGGTCGGCATCGGCAGCATGGATGGCGATGTGTTCGGCAACGGCATGCTGTATTCCCGGAATATCCGGCTCCTGGCGGCGTTCAGCGGCCAGCACATTTTCCTGGACCCTGATCCGGATCCCGAGACGTCCTACCGGGAGCGCCGCCGGCTGTTCGATCTGCCGGGCTCCACCTGGGCGGACTACGACAGCCGGGCGATCTCTTCCGGCGGCGGCGTGTTCCGGCGCGATGCGAAGGATATTCCCCTGTCGCCGCCGGTCCGGGCCTGGCTCGGCGTCCGGCACGGTTCCATCGACGGCGAGGGACTCGTCCACCTGCTGTTGACGGCG from Methylococcus geothermalis encodes:
- the leuS gene encoding leucine--tRNA ligase, translating into MEEIYSPKAIEEAVQRAWEEGGVFRAKEDPSREKFYCLSMFPYPSGRLHMGHVRNYTIGDVIARYQRMRGRNVLQPMGWDAFGLPAENAAMQNKVAPAAWTYANADYMRKQLKSLGLAIDWDRELATCKPEYYRWEQWLFTRLFEKGLIYKKTAPVNWDPVDQTVLANEQVIDGRGWRSGAVVEKRDIPMYFMRITAYADELLAELDNLPGWPEQVKTMQRNWIGKSHGCEVHFPIVPSLPLGEGRGEDSVLKVYTTRPDTLMGATYVAVAAEHPLALAAAEGHPELAAFIEECRHGGTAEADLATMEKKGMATGRFVIHPLNGEKLPVWVANYVLWGYGEGAVMAVPAHDQRDFEFASKYGLPLRTVIASVSGVYETVDAEGPWLDAYAEHGLCINSGKYDGLAFSQAFDAIAADLEAKGLGQKRTQFRLRDWGISRQRYWGCPIPIIHCPSCGDVPVPADQLPVVLPEDVTLDVGSPLKKMPEWYTTACPNCGGAAERETDTMDTFVESSWYYARYACPDNNDAMLDQRADYWLPVDQYIGGIEHAILHLLYARFFHKLMRDTGLVHCDEPFTNLLTQGMVVAPTFYREESGKKHYFSPAEVNLSTDEKGRLLGATLKSDGAPVIVGHIEKMSKSKNNGVDPEALVDQYGADTVRLFTLFAAPPDQSLEWSDSGVEGAFRFLKRLWTRAAFNVNTAFSRYGRDELRVADWSVFPLEPNHKEARRLIHATLKQANFDFARHQFNTVVSAAMKILNILADDKGFWNCDHLQDESAKADFRRSAAVVAFEGYSLLARLLYPITPHICDALWRQLAPGTDILEAGWPEVDESALVRDEIELVVQVNGKLRGKIAVAADASREAVEQTALADAQVQRFVEGKPPKKIVVVPGKLVNIVV
- a CDS encoding LPS-assembly lipoprotein LptE gives rise to the protein MGKAFRHLSLILLASLASCGFHLRGGETSDGAGQVLYLEKAGASRVASRLPEAIRLTGAQLSRNMVDAKGVIRILKETDERRTMSLNLGGRGNLFDLYTRVRYEVTTPQGEIIIPPQEVEVKREYFNNQLSPIGQGEEESLLRYEMEREVAETLVRRVLIEMSRNSGGKS
- the holA gene encoding DNA polymerase III subunit delta; the encoded protein is MKLRPDQLAGALERGLAPVYVFSGDEPLQLGEAADAVRAAARERGYVLRELFHVEPGFSWGAFLEAGDSVPLFGDLRILDLRLNAKPDKEGAAALLRYLENPPSDAILILTLPRLTKDELNAAWARAADSAGVLVQVWPLEGRELIGWLDRRLNRFGMLADQSGLRFLAARVEGNLLAAAQEIEKLRILYGAGRIEDDQILSAVSDCARYDVFDVAAAMLEGRLVRTLRILRGLEGEGVAPLVVLWAVARELRSLAAVQREMARGQSVDAVLSRQRLVDKRKDAFAKAARRLSRERVLDAIRLCTRVDRMVKGLEPGDPWVALADVCLCVTAPP
- the mepA gene encoding penicillin-insensitive murein endopeptidase produces the protein MKPSRLPLLLALLSVFALPAESRDWGDVVSPTSGTPEAIGETGAGCLAGGVRLPTEGDGYKVMHLERNRNYGHPDLIRSITELGRATAQNRWGELHVGDLSQPRGGPMRFGHRSHQSGIDVDVWFALDPNLIRNADGLRSNIPAPSLLTHDQSRLNHMLWDANHARVLEAAARDHRVDRIFVNAHIKQELCRSVRGDRSWLRKIRPWHRHDDHFHMRLACPADSPDCIPQKPLEPGDGCDASLDWWLSLPPLRPLPENHHGPAPSPALPRACRAVLSAR
- a CDS encoding ATP-binding protein; translation: MEASENSLIGRITEVRVGRFAARLLSEAEGFRSEISVGEETQRPGQIGAYVSVRHGAFRILALVREVSGGAAGSAAGSSMQLVPLGEFNDKGAFSRGVRRYPVPGAEVHAASPQEINAVFARTRNLRFNPGYLPNHPATGVYLDPSALCARHFAILGQSGAGKSWTVASLIQRLLVSSPKAHIIVLDLHGEYCWRGAEGALHSAFPPEATRAMDARELEIPYWLMSFAELVDLLIERDDPAASIQTAFLREAVFELKRRSARELGLAGVSIDAPVYFSLQEVYERFKEANEHRTDFGKTKGPLFGQFDEFLLKLGSRLHDVRYDFLLKPSRRNRSETLPGLLRDFVGLGEPHCQVSVIDLSPVPFDVRPTVSAQIGRLAFEFNYWNPDRREFPILLVCEEAHAYIPRERATPYEGTRKSMERIAREGRKYGVGLAVVSQRPHELSETVLSQCGSYLCLRISNPDDQAYVRKLVPEGEADLVDVLTVLGRGEALILGEATPLPVRCQIFRPDPPPNSNDVDFHKAWTTDADDLDIEAIVRCWWSQGR
- a CDS encoding STAS domain-containing protein, with protein sequence MNLSTEISDGKTVLTLAEQRLDAHNSGELKDFMLKLLEGGSRHLVVDLSQVSFIDSSGLGALLSGQKNATLRSSVFLLVGLQPRVRSMFELTRLHRVFEIYSTLEEALRGE
- a CDS encoding ATP-binding protein, which encodes MHGETDVNVDIVVPNQTRYLGLIGNIAEQIARELVDYRGDRDALGYNMNLVLTEAMVNAIEHATPGETDKTVRVWIHIEDEDLCIRVYDHGQGFDLESVPMPDFDDPGEHGRGIFFIRKLMDSVTYRRTESGNVLEMRKKLA